One Streptomyces sp. NBC_00554 DNA segment encodes these proteins:
- the murA gene encoding UDP-N-acetylglucosamine 1-carboxyvinyltransferase, translated as MTVNGSDDVLLVHGGTPLEGEIRVRGAKNLVPKAMVAALLGSAPSRLRNVPDIRDVRVVRGLLQLHGVTVRPGEEPGELVLDPSHVESANVADIDAHAGSSRIPILFCGPLLHRLGHAFIPGLGGCDIGGRPIDFHFEVLRQFGATIEKRADGQYLEAPQRLRGTKIQLPYPSVGATEQVLLTAVLAEGVTELSNAAVEPEIEDLICVLQKMGAIIAMDTDRTIRITGVDSLGGYTHAALPDRLEAASWASAALATEGNIYVRGAQQRSMMTFLNTYRKVGGAFEIDDEGIRFWHPGGQLKSIALETDVHPGFQTDWQQPLVVALTQATGLSIVHETVYESRLGFTSALNQMGAHIQLYRECLGGSSCRFGQRNFLHSAVVSGPTRLQGADLVIPDLRGGFSYLIAALAAQGTSRVHGIDLINRGYENFMEKLVELGAKVELPGKALG; from the coding sequence ATGACCGTCAACGGCTCTGACGACGTACTGCTTGTCCACGGCGGAACTCCGCTCGAAGGCGAGATCCGTGTCCGCGGTGCGAAGAACCTCGTACCGAAGGCCATGGTGGCCGCCCTGCTGGGCAGCGCGCCGAGCCGACTGCGCAACGTCCCCGACATCAGAGACGTGCGGGTCGTGCGCGGACTGCTCCAGCTGCACGGGGTGACGGTCCGTCCGGGCGAGGAACCGGGCGAGCTGGTGCTCGACCCGTCGCACGTCGAGAGCGCGAACGTCGCGGACATCGACGCGCACGCGGGTTCGTCCCGGATCCCGATCCTTTTCTGCGGCCCGCTGCTGCACCGCCTGGGCCATGCCTTCATCCCGGGCCTCGGCGGCTGTGACATCGGCGGCCGGCCGATCGACTTCCACTTCGAGGTGCTGCGGCAGTTCGGGGCGACGATCGAGAAGCGGGCGGACGGTCAGTATCTGGAGGCCCCGCAGCGGCTGCGCGGCACCAAGATCCAGCTGCCGTACCCGTCGGTGGGCGCGACCGAGCAGGTCCTGCTGACCGCCGTGCTGGCGGAGGGCGTCACCGAGCTGTCCAACGCGGCCGTGGAGCCCGAGATCGAGGACCTCATCTGCGTACTGCAGAAGATGGGCGCGATCATCGCCATGGACACCGACCGGACGATCCGGATCACCGGTGTCGACTCGCTCGGCGGCTACACCCACGCGGCCCTCCCGGACCGTCTGGAGGCCGCCTCCTGGGCTTCCGCGGCGCTGGCGACCGAAGGCAACATCTACGTCCGGGGCGCCCAGCAGCGCTCGATGATGACGTTCCTGAACACCTACCGCAAGGTCGGCGGCGCCTTCGAGATCGACGACGAGGGCATCCGCTTCTGGCACCCCGGCGGCCAGCTCAAGTCGATCGCCCTGGAGACGGACGTCCACCCGGGCTTCCAGACCGACTGGCAGCAGCCGCTGGTCGTCGCGCTCACCCAGGCGACGGGCCTCTCGATCGTCCACGAGACGGTGTACGAGTCCCGCCTCGGCTTCACCTCCGCGCTCAACCAGATGGGCGCACACATCCAGCTCTACCGCGAGTGCCTCGGCGGCTCCAGCTGCCGCTTCGGCCAGCGCAACTTCCTGCACTCCGCGGTCGTTTCCGGCCCCACCCGGCTCCAGGGCGCCGACCTGGTCATCCCCGACCTCCGCGGCGGCTTCTCGTACCTCATCGCGGCACTGGCGGCGCAGGGCACCTCACGGGTGCACGGCATCGACCTGATCAACCGCGGCTACGAGAACTTCATGGAGAAGCTCGTGGAACTCGGGGCGAAGGTGGAGCTGCCCGGGAAAGCCCTCGGGTAA
- a CDS encoding sigma-70 family RNA polymerase sigma factor, whose product MRKDSAVADERPPRARHRASQSSEPDEELMRALYREHAGPLLAYVLRLVAGDRQRAEDVVQETLIRAWKNAGQLNRATGSVRPWLVTVARRIVIDGHRSRQARPQEVDPSPLEVIPAEDEIDKALWLMTLSDALDDLTPAHREVLVETYFKGRTVNEAAETLGIPSGTVRSRVFYALRSMKLALEERGVTA is encoded by the coding sequence GTGCGCAAGGATTCCGCCGTGGCTGATGAACGCCCGCCAAGGGCACGACATCGCGCGTCTCAGTCCTCTGAGCCTGACGAGGAACTGATGCGTGCGCTGTACAGAGAACACGCGGGACCCCTGCTTGCCTATGTGCTGCGGCTGGTCGCGGGCGACCGGCAGCGTGCCGAGGACGTCGTACAGGAAACCCTCATCCGTGCCTGGAAGAATGCCGGGCAGCTCAATCGAGCAACCGGTTCGGTACGACCCTGGCTGGTGACGGTGGCACGACGCATCGTCATCGACGGACACCGCAGTCGGCAGGCCCGGCCGCAGGAGGTGGACCCGTCACCGCTGGAGGTCATCCCCGCGGAGGACGAGATCGACAAGGCGTTGTGGCTGATGACACTGTCGGACGCGCTGGACGACCTGACCCCTGCTCACAGGGAAGTCTTGGTCGAAACATACTTTAAGGGGCGTACGGTCAATGAGGCGGCCGAGACGCTCGGCATCCCCAGTGGCACCGTGCGCTCACGGGTGTTCTACGCCCTGCGGTCGATGAAACTGGCTCTGGAGGAGCGGGGGGTGACGGCATGA
- a CDS encoding HU family DNA-binding protein yields MNRSELVAALADRAEVTRKDADAVLAAFAETVGEIVAKGDEKVTIPGFLTFERTHRAARTARNPQTGEPINIPAGYSVKVSAGSKLKEAAKGK; encoded by the coding sequence ATGAACCGCAGTGAGCTGGTGGCCGCGCTGGCCGACCGCGCCGAGGTGACTCGCAAGGACGCCGACGCCGTTCTGGCCGCCTTCGCCGAGACCGTCGGCGAGATCGTCGCCAAGGGCGACGAGAAGGTCACCATCCCCGGCTTCCTGACCTTCGAGCGCACCCACCGTGCCGCTCGCACCGCGCGCAACCCGCAGACCGGTGAGCCGATCAACATCCCGGCCGGCTACAGCGTGAAGGTCTCCGCGGGCAGCAAGCTCAAGGAAGCCGCCAAGGGCAAGTAA
- a CDS encoding NAD-dependent malic enzyme, whose translation MATAPSVSYSITVRLEVPASGTAVSQITTAVESHGGSVTGLDVTASGHEKLRIDVTIAATSTAHADEIVEQLRGIEDVTLGKVSDRTFLMHLGGKIEMQSKHPIRNRDDLSMIYTPGVARVCMAIAENPEDARRLTIKRNSVAVVTDGSAVLGLGNIGPMAALPVMEGKAALFKRFAGIDAWPLCLDTQDTDAIVEIVKAIAPGFAGINLEDISAPRCFEIEARLREALDIPVFHDDQHGTAIVVLAALKNALRVAGKAIGDIRVVMSGAGAAGTAILKLLLAAGVKNAVVADIHGVVHADRTDLVDAAADSPLRWIADNTNPEGLTGTLKEAVRGADVFIGVSAPNVLDGTDVAAMAENAIVFALANPDPEVDPAIARQTAAVVATGRSDFPNQINNVLVFPGVFRGLLDAQSRTVNTEMMLAAATALADVVTEDELNPNYIIPSVFNDKVAGAVAGAVRNAAKAAGATESGSTSV comes from the coding sequence ATGGCAACGGCGCCCAGCGTCTCCTACTCGATTACGGTCCGGTTGGAGGTGCCCGCGAGCGGAACCGCGGTCTCCCAGATCACCACGGCCGTGGAGTCCCACGGAGGCTCGGTGACCGGTCTCGACGTGACCGCCTCCGGCCACGAGAAGCTCCGGATCGACGTCACCATCGCGGCGACCTCCACGGCGCACGCCGACGAGATCGTCGAGCAGCTGCGCGGCATCGAGGACGTGACGCTCGGCAAGGTCTCCGACCGTACGTTCCTGATGCACCTCGGCGGCAAGATCGAGATGCAGTCCAAGCACCCGATCCGCAACCGTGACGACCTCTCGATGATCTACACCCCGGGTGTGGCCCGGGTGTGCATGGCGATCGCCGAGAACCCCGAGGACGCCCGCCGCCTGACCATCAAGCGCAACTCCGTTGCGGTCGTGACGGACGGATCCGCCGTTCTCGGCCTCGGCAACATCGGCCCGATGGCCGCCCTCCCGGTGATGGAGGGCAAGGCGGCGCTCTTCAAGCGCTTCGCCGGCATCGACGCCTGGCCGCTGTGCCTGGACACCCAGGACACCGACGCGATCGTCGAGATCGTGAAGGCCATCGCCCCCGGCTTCGCGGGCATCAACCTCGAGGACATCTCGGCGCCCCGCTGCTTCGAGATCGAGGCCCGGCTGCGCGAGGCCCTCGACATCCCCGTCTTCCACGACGACCAGCACGGCACCGCGATCGTCGTCCTCGCCGCCCTCAAGAACGCCCTGCGTGTCGCGGGCAAGGCGATCGGCGACATCCGTGTCGTCATGTCCGGCGCGGGCGCGGCCGGTACGGCCATCCTCAAACTGCTGCTCGCCGCGGGCGTCAAGAACGCGGTCGTCGCCGACATCCACGGCGTCGTGCACGCGGACCGTACGGACCTCGTGGACGCCGCCGCCGATTCGCCGCTGCGATGGATCGCCGACAACACCAACCCCGAGGGCCTCACGGGCACGTTGAAGGAAGCCGTGCGCGGCGCCGACGTGTTCATCGGTGTCTCCGCCCCGAACGTGCTCGATGGCACCGACGTGGCGGCCATGGCAGAGAACGCCATCGTGTTCGCGCTCGCGAACCCCGACCCCGAGGTCGACCCGGCAATCGCCCGCCAGACGGCGGCAGTTGTCGCCACCGGCCGCTCGGACTTCCCCAACCAGATCAACAACGTCCTGGTCTTCCCGGGCGTCTTCCGTGGCCTCCTGGACGCCCAGTCGCGTACGGTCAACACGGAGATGATGCTGGCCGCCGCGACCGCCCTCGCGGACGTGGTGACCGAGGACGAGCTCAACCCGAACTACATCATCCCCAGCGTCTTCAACGACAAGGTCGCGGGCGCGGTCGCCGGAGCGGTGCGCAACGCCGCGAAGGCGGCGGGGGCGACGGAGTCGGGCAGCACAAGCGTGTGA
- a CDS encoding anti-sigma factor: protein MQSPQGQQGPGDIHETVGAYALGILDDAEATAFEGHLATCEWCAQQLDELAGMEPMLAALADLPASMGTPAIGESLSARPSPQLAERLVDEVSERRAQKRRRSFYMVAAAAALIVGGPLTVLAVNGGNEGTTTPQAHATSPAKAAFDVMTDKVTATDASTKVTAVVAMEPKAWGTHAVLELKNVAGPEKCSLIAVGKNGERETVTSWSVPTWGYGLPNAKTDESKAPLYVHGGAAFTPNEIDHFEVMTFDGKQLVEVDA from the coding sequence ATGCAGAGTCCACAGGGGCAGCAGGGTCCCGGTGACATTCACGAGACGGTCGGCGCGTACGCCCTCGGCATTCTCGACGACGCCGAGGCAACCGCTTTCGAAGGCCATCTCGCCACCTGCGAGTGGTGCGCCCAGCAGCTCGACGAGCTCGCCGGGATGGAGCCGATGCTCGCCGCACTCGCGGATCTGCCCGCCTCGATGGGCACCCCGGCGATCGGTGAGTCGCTGTCCGCCCGCCCGAGCCCACAGCTCGCGGAACGGCTGGTCGACGAGGTGTCCGAGCGGCGCGCCCAGAAGCGCCGGCGGAGCTTCTACATGGTGGCGGCCGCGGCCGCGCTGATCGTCGGCGGCCCGCTGACCGTGCTCGCGGTCAACGGCGGCAACGAGGGCACCACCACTCCCCAGGCACACGCCACCAGTCCCGCCAAGGCGGCCTTCGACGTCATGACCGACAAGGTCACGGCCACGGACGCGAGTACCAAGGTCACCGCCGTCGTCGCCATGGAGCCCAAGGCCTGGGGCACCCACGCCGTCCTGGAGCTCAAGAACGTCGCGGGCCCGGAGAAGTGCTCACTGATCGCGGTCGGCAAGAACGGCGAGCGCGAGACGGTGACCTCCTGGTCGGTCCCGACGTGGGGCTACGGCCTCCCGAACGCCAAGACGGACGAGTCGAAAGCCCCGCTCTACGTACACGGTGGCGCGGCCTTCACCCCCAACGAGATCGACCACTTCGAGGTCATGACCTTCGACGGGAAGCAGCTCGTGGAAGTGGACGCGTAA
- a CDS encoding tetratricopeptide repeat protein: MELLLRARELAVARRFRESRALVERAEPGSAEELSLAASVLVELRDPQAALPLARRAVALAPDDWRGHLAVADATFQLRWWGESAAAARRAVALAPEEAAAHRALGVALNRRIGGGREARREVKRARELGGRGALRTPGRRSPWWLLPIVAPLAVAVVLSAVGDWPDAVEDLMLLARVVPPVLVLLLIVMPSRAGLTWSERIAELRAVNEERYGDGGRAARRRAGPAAMPWGCALAVGAGLLAVPAADGDPLSASVVVPAVLIGGGVLVILARRTIRLWYGERFLREVFVPSVFVRVHLVAAGVLGGGVVLLTLGDAPPGSWRVLLIWSVVWFLFGMISALFVQGPPESEQKAVDQGPGGPEKEPADS, encoded by the coding sequence ATGGAGTTGTTGCTGCGGGCGCGGGAACTGGCGGTGGCGCGGAGGTTCCGCGAGAGCAGGGCGCTGGTGGAGCGGGCGGAGCCGGGGAGTGCGGAGGAATTGAGCCTGGCGGCGTCCGTGCTGGTCGAACTCCGGGATCCGCAGGCGGCGTTGCCGCTGGCGCGGCGGGCGGTGGCGCTGGCGCCGGACGACTGGCGGGGGCATCTGGCGGTCGCCGACGCCACTTTTCAGCTGCGGTGGTGGGGTGAGTCGGCCGCCGCTGCCCGCAGGGCCGTGGCGCTGGCGCCGGAGGAGGCGGCGGCGCACCGGGCGCTGGGTGTCGCACTGAACCGGCGGATCGGCGGCGGCCGTGAGGCGAGACGGGAAGTGAAACGCGCCAGGGAACTGGGGGGCAGGGGGGCGTTGCGGACGCCTGGGCGACGTAGCCCGTGGTGGCTCCTGCCGATCGTCGCGCCGCTCGCGGTCGCTGTCGTGCTGTCGGCGGTGGGCGACTGGCCGGACGCAGTGGAGGACCTCATGCTGCTGGCCCGTGTGGTGCCTCCCGTGCTGGTTCTGTTGCTCATCGTCATGCCCAGCCGGGCCGGCCTCACCTGGTCCGAGCGGATCGCGGAGCTACGGGCCGTGAACGAGGAGCGGTACGGCGACGGGGGTCGCGCGGCGCGCAGACGGGCCGGGCCGGCGGCGATGCCCTGGGGCTGTGCTTTGGCCGTGGGCGCCGGACTGCTCGCAGTGCCCGCTGCCGACGGGGACCCGCTGTCCGCGTCGGTCGTCGTGCCGGCGGTGCTGATCGGTGGCGGTGTGCTGGTGATCCTCGCGCGGCGCACCATACGCCTCTGGTACGGGGAGCGCTTCCTGCGTGAGGTGTTCGTACCGAGCGTCTTCGTGCGCGTCCATCTGGTCGCGGCGGGAGTGCTCGGCGGGGGCGTCGTGCTGCTGACGCTCGGCGATGCGCCCCCGGGGTCGTGGCGGGTGCTGCTCATCTGGTCCGTGGTGTGGTTCCTGTTCGGCATGATCTCCGCGCTCTTCGTTCAGGGGCCGCCCGAGTCGGAGCAGAAGGCCGTTGACCAGGGGCCGGGCGGGCCGGAGAAGGAGCCCGCCGACAGCTGA
- a CDS encoding ABATE domain-containing protein produces the protein MASGMATASYELRFDSGRICLDLLATTHPEERLDSVDHLRAWIARSGLVPAGTPLSGADPSWLVGFRELRGHVDRLVRGELDARPADAALARVNAAALAAPPAPWAVRADDGSLRGRLHSPPGRAELLSLIGRDALELLTDPAARASLRQCEGDSCPIVYLDTSRGRRRRWCSSEVCGNRERVARHRRRAALARA, from the coding sequence ATGGCATCGGGCATGGCCACGGCCTCGTACGAGCTGCGGTTCGACTCCGGGCGGATCTGCCTGGACCTGCTGGCGACCACCCACCCCGAGGAACGGCTCGACTCGGTGGACCACCTGCGCGCCTGGATCGCCCGCTCCGGGCTCGTCCCCGCGGGCACGCCCCTGTCGGGCGCCGACCCCTCGTGGCTCGTCGGCTTCCGTGAACTGCGCGGGCACGTCGACCGGTTGGTGCGCGGCGAGCTCGACGCCCGGCCCGCCGACGCGGCGCTCGCCCGTGTCAACGCGGCCGCCCTCGCCGCGCCGCCCGCGCCCTGGGCCGTACGCGCGGACGACGGTTCGCTGCGCGGCCGGCTGCACTCGCCGCCCGGCCGCGCCGAGTTGCTCTCCCTGATCGGCCGGGACGCCCTCGAACTCCTCACCGACCCGGCGGCGCGGGCGAGCCTGCGCCAGTGCGAGGGTGACAGTTGTCCGATCGTCTACCTCGACACATCCAGGGGCCGGCGCAGAAGATGGTGTTCCAGCGAGGTGTGCGGCAACCGGGAGCGAGTGGCCCGGCACCGGCGTCGGGCGGCACTCGCCCGCGCGTGA
- a CDS encoding YqgE/AlgH family protein: MTEVSSLTGRLLVATPALADPNFDRAVVLLLDHDEEGSLGVVLNRPTPVDVGDILEAWADLAGEPGVVFQGGPVSLDSALGVAVIPGGASGERTPLGWRRVHGAIGLVDLEAPPELLAAALGSLRIFAGYAGWGPGQLESELTEGAWYVVESEPGDVSSPSPERLWREVLRRQRNELAMVATYPDDPSLN, translated from the coding sequence ATGACCGAGGTGTCCTCGCTCACAGGGCGGCTGCTCGTGGCCACGCCCGCCCTGGCGGACCCGAACTTCGATCGCGCGGTGGTGCTGCTCCTCGACCACGACGAGGAGGGCTCACTGGGCGTCGTCCTCAACCGGCCCACACCCGTGGACGTCGGCGACATCCTGGAAGCCTGGGCGGACCTGGCCGGCGAACCCGGCGTCGTCTTCCAGGGCGGCCCGGTCTCCCTCGACTCCGCGCTGGGCGTGGCGGTCATCCCCGGCGGTGCGTCCGGCGAGCGCACCCCGCTCGGCTGGCGCCGCGTGCACGGCGCGATCGGCCTCGTCGACCTGGAGGCCCCGCCGGAACTCCTCGCCGCCGCCCTCGGTTCGCTGCGCATCTTCGCCGGGTACGCGGGCTGGGGCCCCGGCCAACTGGAGTCGGAACTGACCGAGGGCGCCTGGTACGTCGTCGAGTCCGAACCCGGAGACGTCTCCTCCCCGTCCCCGGAACGCCTCTGGCGCGAGGTCCTGCGCCGCCAGCGCAACGAGCTCGCGATGGTGGCCACGTATCCGGACGACCCTTCCCTGAACTGA
- a CDS encoding UvrD-helicase domain-containing protein, whose translation MAAQAQQETALGSVHDSVRQKSLRDDSVRDREISVEQEHLDRVYRRLEEKIHEAEFLMNDAAKRGQVGTPGALAERDAQVFRAGIHLNRLNNEFEDFLFGRIDLLLGKDGKKGPDGAYTAVEPAEGAVRDNNTAEIAETLHIGRIGVLDTDYAPLVIDWRAPAAAPFYRSTPVEPGRVVRRRVIRSKGRKVLGVEDDLMRPELKATLDGRELPVIGDGALMAALGQARSHTMRDIVASIQAEQDLVIRAPAASVTYVEGGPGTGKTAVALHRAAYLLYQDRRRYAGGILIVSPTPLLVAYTEGVLPSLGEEGQVAIRAIGSLVDGAEAALYDSPAVARAKGSYRMLKVLRKAARGALEAPSGSSGGGGRSSNGGGPGRASNGGRSAAGAPDQQLSFGEGFGEDSGDDGDARPQAPAGTPTRLRVVAFGRRLELEAPELDRIRNNALSGTAPVNLLRPRARKLLLDALWARSGAGTRHSDPELAAELRSSFDEDITSEDSFIEFLDVWWPELTPRGVLAAMADERRLGRWARRILNPGEVRRVARSLKRDGLSVHDVAMLDELNAILGSPARPRKRRELDPLDQLTGLEELMPTREETQWERAERLAQERTEYAHVIVDEAQDLTPMQWRMVGRRGRHATWTVVGDPAQSSWSDPDEAAEARDEALGSRPRRRFTLSVNYRNPAEIAELAAKILALAMPGAESPSAVRSTGVEPHFAVVRDSLAQTVRAEAARLLDRVDGTVGVVVAMNRRDEAARWLKGLGDRVVALGSLEAKGLEYDATVVVSPAEIADESPAGLRVLYVALTRATQQLTIVSADRDEPDGNGVPDLLRD comes from the coding sequence GTGGCCGCTCAGGCTCAGCAGGAAACCGCGCTCGGTTCGGTCCACGATTCCGTACGGCAGAAGTCCCTCAGGGACGACTCCGTACGGGACCGTGAGATCAGCGTCGAACAGGAACATCTCGACCGGGTATACCGGCGCCTCGAGGAGAAGATCCACGAGGCGGAGTTCCTCATGAACGACGCCGCCAAGCGCGGTCAGGTCGGGACACCGGGGGCGCTCGCCGAGCGCGACGCCCAGGTGTTCCGGGCGGGAATTCACCTCAACCGCCTGAACAACGAGTTCGAAGACTTCCTCTTCGGCCGCATCGACCTGCTCCTGGGGAAGGACGGTAAGAAGGGTCCGGACGGCGCGTACACGGCGGTGGAACCCGCCGAGGGCGCCGTGCGCGACAACAACACCGCGGAGATCGCGGAGACGCTGCACATCGGCCGTATCGGTGTCCTGGACACGGACTACGCGCCGCTGGTCATCGACTGGCGGGCGCCCGCGGCGGCCCCGTTCTACCGCTCGACCCCGGTCGAACCGGGCCGGGTGGTGCGACGCAGGGTCATCCGCTCCAAGGGCCGCAAGGTCCTCGGCGTCGAGGACGACCTCATGCGCCCGGAGCTCAAGGCCACTCTCGACGGCCGCGAACTCCCGGTGATCGGCGACGGCGCCCTGATGGCCGCCCTCGGCCAGGCCCGCAGTCACACCATGCGGGACATCGTGGCGTCCATCCAGGCCGAACAGGACCTGGTGATCCGCGCCCCCGCCGCCTCGGTGACGTACGTCGAGGGCGGCCCCGGCACCGGCAAGACGGCGGTCGCCCTGCACCGCGCCGCCTACCTCCTCTACCAGGACCGCCGCCGTTACGCGGGCGGCATCCTGATCGTCTCGCCCACGCCTCTGCTGGTCGCGTACACCGAGGGCGTCCTCCCGTCCCTCGGCGAGGAGGGCCAGGTCGCCATCCGCGCCATCGGCTCCCTCGTCGACGGCGCCGAGGCCGCCCTGTACGACTCTCCGGCGGTGGCCCGCGCCAAGGGCTCGTACCGGATGCTGAAGGTGCTGCGGAAGGCGGCACGGGGGGCGCTGGAGGCACCGTCGGGGTCCTCCGGTGGTGGTGGCCGGTCGTCCAACGGCGGCGGCCCCGGCCGGGCGTCCAACGGCGGCCGGTCCGCAGCGGGCGCCCCGGACCAGCAGCTCTCCTTCGGCGAAGGCTTCGGCGAGGACTCCGGTGACGACGGAGACGCCCGGCCGCAGGCACCCGCAGGCACCCCCACCCGCCTGCGCGTCGTCGCCTTCGGGCGCCGCCTGGAGCTGGAGGCCCCCGAGCTGGACCGGATCCGCAACAACGCGCTGAGCGGTACCGCGCCCGTGAACCTGCTGCGTCCCCGGGCACGCAAGCTGCTGCTCGACGCCTTGTGGGCGCGGTCGGGGGCCGGTACGCGGCACTCGGACCCGGAGCTGGCGGCCGAGCTGCGCTCCTCGTTCGACGAGGACATCACGTCCGAGGACAGCTTCATCGAGTTCCTGGACGTGTGGTGGCCCGAGCTGACCCCGCGGGGTGTACTGGCCGCGATGGCCGACGAGCGGCGGCTCGGTCGCTGGGCGCGGCGGATCCTCAACCCCGGAGAGGTGCGCCGGGTGGCGCGCTCCCTCAAGCGGGACGGGCTCTCCGTGCACGACGTGGCCATGCTCGACGAGCTGAACGCCATCCTCGGCAGCCCCGCCCGCCCCAGGAAGCGGCGCGAGCTGGACCCGCTGGACCAGCTCACCGGCCTCGAGGAGCTCATGCCCACCCGCGAGGAGACGCAGTGGGAGCGCGCCGAGCGGCTGGCGCAGGAGCGGACCGAGTACGCGCACGTCATCGTCGACGAGGCGCAGGACCTCACGCCCATGCAGTGGCGGATGGTCGGGCGCCGGGGCCGGCACGCCACCTGGACCGTGGTCGGCGACCCCGCCCAGTCCTCGTGGTCCGACCCCGACGAGGCCGCCGAGGCCCGGGACGAGGCCCTGGGCAGCCGCCCCCGGCGCCGTTTCACCCTCAGCGTCAACTACCGCAACCCGGCGGAGATCGCCGAACTGGCCGCCAAGATCCTGGCCCTCGCCATGCCGGGCGCGGAATCCCCGTCCGCCGTACGGTCCACCGGCGTCGAGCCGCACTTCGCCGTCGTACGGGACTCACTCGCGCAGACCGTACGCGCGGAGGCCGCCCGCCTCCTCGACCGTGTGGACGGCACCGTGGGCGTCGTCGTGGCCATGAACCGGCGCGACGAGGCCGCCCGCTGGCTCAAGGGGCTCGGCGACCGTGTGGTGGCCCTTGGCAGCCTGGAGGCGAAGGGCCTGGAGTACGACGCGACGGTCGTCGTCTCGCCCGCGGAGATCGCCGACGAGTCACCGGCGGGGCTGCGTGTGCTGTACGTCGCCCTGACCCGGGCGACCCAGCAGCTGACCATCGTCTCGGCGGACCGGGACGAGCCGGACGGGAACGGGGTGCCTGACCTGCTGCGGGACTGA
- a CDS encoding DUF1772 domain-containing protein — protein sequence MTDNSSTGRRTTAGGVLVAATVAMGLIAGVFYIYACNIMPSLSRSDDRVFIEVMQNINDQIQNPVFFLSFLGALLLAAVAAWQSRRSPHRWWVFAGLLAYALVFLVTVAVNIPLNDELMDAGAPAKIADPAAVREEFEDPWVAWNVVRALLSTLALACLARALLLYRGPQASAYLESAAGSSASR from the coding sequence ATGACGGACAACAGCAGCACGGGGCGGCGGACCACCGCCGGAGGTGTACTGGTTGCGGCCACGGTCGCGATGGGCCTGATCGCCGGGGTCTTCTACATTTACGCGTGCAACATCATGCCGTCGCTCTCCCGCAGCGACGACCGCGTCTTCATCGAGGTCATGCAGAACATCAACGACCAGATCCAGAACCCGGTCTTCTTCCTGAGCTTCCTGGGCGCCCTGCTCCTCGCGGCGGTCGCCGCCTGGCAGTCACGCAGGTCGCCGCACCGCTGGTGGGTGTTCGCGGGCCTCCTCGCGTACGCGCTCGTCTTCCTCGTCACGGTCGCCGTGAACATCCCGCTCAACGACGAGCTCATGGACGCCGGTGCCCCCGCGAAGATCGCCGATCCGGCCGCCGTACGCGAGGAGTTCGAGGACCCGTGGGTGGCCTGGAACGTCGTACGGGCGCTGCTGTCGACGCTCGCGCTGGCCTGCCTGGCGCGTGCCCTGCTGTTGTACCGCGGGCCTCAGGCGTCGGCGTACTTGGAGTCCGCGGCCGGGTCGAGCGCGAGCCGGTAG
- a CDS encoding DUF3039 domain-containing protein, whose product MSTLEPETQPQRGTGTGTLVEPAPQVSHGDGDHERFAHYVQKDKIMASALDGTPVVALCGKVWVPGRDPKKYPVCPMCKEIYESMGAGGGDKGKDGDKK is encoded by the coding sequence ATGAGCACTCTTGAGCCTGAGACCCAGCCCCAGCGAGGCACTGGGACGGGGACCCTCGTAGAGCCGGCACCGCAGGTGTCGCACGGTGACGGGGACCACGAGCGCTTCGCCCACTATGTCCAGAAGGACAAGATCATGGCGAGCGCCCTCGACGGCACGCCCGTCGTGGCCCTGTGCGGCAAGGTGTGGGTCCCGGGGCGTGACCCGAAGAAGTACCCCGTGTGTCCCATGTGCAAGGAGATCTACGAGTCCATGGGCGCCGGCGGGGGCGACAAGGGCAAGGACGGCGACAAGAAGTAA